From Seriola aureovittata isolate HTS-2021-v1 ecotype China chromosome 16, ASM2101889v1, whole genome shotgun sequence, one genomic window encodes:
- the LOC130184317 gene encoding zinc fingers and homeoboxes protein 2-like: MSSRRKSSTPCMVRVINDLPEEQDDPEEVMDTEVLADNNMTEKESSESAEKSQVTQQEKPENPDQQTFPKPVENQNPEPLEQEEQSGKEDPPSVIEDVEAREEKGRGGAESDLGSQKKQPRGYECKYCPFSTQNLNDFKEHVDSSHPNVILNPLYLCAVCNFNTKKFDSLTEHNESQHPGETNFKFKRIKMNGQTILEQTIEGKDNSVECEVTSEQGESSSSSVFPPCISTTVKTPDNVQSLYQGSALKSQLDGLMQKDQITAVNINGTVIIPEPTILQGLSHVTPMLQRPPNFNCVPKIAVPLNTTKYNPSLDDNLTLITSFNKFPYPTHAELSWLTAASKHPEEQIKVWFTTQRLKQGITWSPEEVEEARKKMFNGSIPPAHHMFTVLPTSPISQPSAKASQQPVVHTTVEHPGYVRTTTSNGLSTVPTTNSPAGVAIGSGHTLKRPLPAHLTTVFGPESKRPVMAVAPHSGDPKDKGLMAPPPPPPPQKDRLPMAPPPVPMEMKRPVAVPLVTTEMKRSSTAVPLMPPPSSSSSPSLLSKGKILSTLGSPKMKPVVSLPSIVFPESLTRPMIAPPPIFAPPFKNSLLIPRAPPTTSKEKHPSTHTLPAADLKLPNSPPLITPQIRRPTIIQSIRAPAKASPQIPGFPLDGKKLKEQQGLELKASYPRGDKVLTPMAEANGTSRADGKWPHNQTSPAHNNGVMHLDVGEPPAAQKPDFQQKSSVLTQFPLLERMKGKTAEQLKILEENFLRNSFPTHSDVDNLSATTRLSHQEIDSWFVERRALRDNLEQALLNSMGTKRVGVGGIAALTEKRLHQQQQQHQTLQLNGIHKPSTGVGHLKSPPPSTHTLPIIAPGSIAPSVPNPNSCSVPPDSRSLALLKDDFAQTRWPSPEEFSQLEGRTGLVRADFARWFNDSRLQSGSMELTELFHNNGVNGGQGQPMCSPDNAPSSIIQRCQEGAVTNNNNNNNSKVLEVELGWLMEQRTNSLSSQQHDNLHDRFAGRLRQQNVAELKNGGQNGGVVGGAREVFGSWLEDGRSRRGRELLLDRERKMAEDTSGRLTG; encoded by the exons atgTCCAGTCGTAGAAAGTCCTCCACCCCCTGCATGGTTCGGGTCATCAATGACCTGCCTGAGGAGCAAGATGACCCGGAGGAGGTGATGGACACGGAAGTACTGGCGGACAACaatatgacagaaaaagaatcaTCTGAATCTGCAGAAAAGAGTCAAGTCACCCAGCAGGAGAAGCCAGAGAATCCAGACCAGCAGACATTTCCAAAACCAGTGGAAAACCAAAATCCTGAGCCATTAGAACAAGAGGAGCAGTCGGGTAAAGAAGACCCCCCCTCTGTCATTGAAGATGTAGAAGCTAGAGAAGAGAAGGGCAGGGGAGGGGCAGAATCTGACCTAGGGTCCCAGAAAAAGCAGCCCAGAGGTTACGAGTGCAAATACTGCCCATTTTCAACGCAGAACCTGAATGACTTCAAAGAGCACGTGGACTCGAGCCACCCAAACGTCATTCTCAATCCGTTGTACCTCTGCGCCGTCTGCAACTTCAACACCAAGAAGTTTGACTCGCTCACAGAGCACAACGAGAGCCAGCACCCAGGCGAGACAAACTTCAAGTTTAAGAGGATAAAAATGAACGGTCAGACTATCTTAGAGCAGACAATCGAAGGCAAGGACAATTCAGTTGAATGTGAAGTGACAAGTGAACAgggtgaaagcagcagcagttctgtGTTTCCACCGTGCATATCCACCACAGTGAAAACCCCAGACAACGTCCAGTCGCTCTATCAGGGGAGTGCACTGAAAAGCCAGCTGGATGGCCTGATGCAGAAGGATCAGATCACAGCAGTAAACATCAACGGAACAGTCATCATCCCTGAACCCACCATCCTTCAAGGGCTCTCCCATGTCACCCCAATGCTCCAGCGCCCGCCCAACTTTAACTGTGTACCAAAAATAGCTGTTCCCTTGAACACCACCAAATATAATCCTTCTTTAGATGACAACCTGACGTTGATCACCTCCTTCAACAAGTTTCCATACCCAACACATGCTGAGCTGTCGTGGCTCACGGCTGCCTCCAAGCACCCAGAGGAACAGATCAAAGTCTGGTTCACCACCCAGCGGTTAAAGCAAGGCATCACCTGGTCcccagaggaggtggaggaagccAGGAAGAAGATGTTCAATGGCTCCATCCCTCCTGCCCATCACATGTTCACCGTCCTGCCTACAAGTCCCATCTCTCAGCCGTCTGCCAAAGCTTCCCAGCAGCCCGTTGTCCACACCACAGTCGAGCATCCAGGTTATGTCCGGACAACCACGTCCAATGGGTTAAGTACAGTCCCTACCACAAACTCTCCTGCTGGAGTCGCCATTGGCTCCGGCCACACCCTCAAACGACCCCTCCCAGCACACCTGACGACAGTGTTCGGCCCGGAGTCCAAACGACCCGTCATGGCGGTTGCCCCGCATTCTGGTGACCCTAAAGACAAGGGCCTCATGGCTCCTCCGCCGCCCCCTCCACCCCAGAAAGACCGCCTCCCAATGGCTCCACCTCCTGTTCCCATGGAGATGAAGAGACCTGTAGCAGTTCCTCTGGTAAccacagagatgaagaggtcATCCACTGCTGTGCCTTTAATGCCACcaccatcatcgtcatcatcaccGTCTTTGTTGTCCAAAGGGAAGATTCTCTCAACATTAGGGAGTCCCAAAATGAAGCCGGTGGTGTCGCTGCCCTCCATAGTCTTTCCAGAGTCCTTAACAAGGCCAATGATCGCTCCCCCACCTATCTTTGCCCCTCCATTTAAAAACTCATTGCTTATTCCTCGTGCTCCGCCCACCACTTCCAAAGAAAAGCACCCCAGTACCCACACTTTGCCAGCTGCTGATCTGAAGCTGCCAAACTCCCCTCCACTCATTACCCCACAGATAAGGAGGCCGACCATTATTCAGTCCATTCGTGCTCCGGCTAAAGCCTCACCCCAGATTCCAGGTTTCCCTTTGGATGGCAAGAAACTAAAAGAGCAGCAGGGATTGGAGCTGAAAGCCAGCTATCCCAGAGGAGACAAGGTACTCACTCCTATGGCAGAGGCCAATGGGACGTCTCGCGCAGACGGCAAATGGCCCCACAATCAGACCTCCCCTGCTCACAACAATGGAGTTATGCATCTGGATGTCGGTGAGCCGCCGGCAGCACAGAAACCAGATTTTCAGCAGAAGTCCTCAGTGCTGACACAGTTCCCCTTGctggagaggatgaagggaaagACGGCGGAACAGTTAAAGATCCTAGAGGAGAACTTCTTGAGGAACAGCTTCCCCACACACAGCGATGTGGACAATCTGTCGGCCACCACCCGCCTGTCTCACCAGGAAATCGACAGCTGGTTCGTGGAGCGCCGTGCACTACGCGACAACCTGGAACAAGCGCTTCTCAACTCCATGGGCACTAAGAGGGTTGGCGTGGGTGGCATCGCAGCCCTTACTGAGAAACGACTacatcagcagcaacagcaacaccaAACTCTACAGCTGAATGGGATTCACAAACCAAGCACCGGCGTGGGCCATCTTAAGAGCCCtcctccatccacacacactctgcccaTCATTGCTCCAGGCTCCATTGCCCCCTCCGTCCCAAACCCGAATTCCTGCTCAGTGCCTCCAGACAGCCGATCCCTGGCACTCCTCAAGGACGATTTTGCTCAAACACGGTGGCCTTCCCCTGAGGAGTTTAGCCAGCTGGAGGGTCGGACAGGACTGGTTCGTGCCGACTTTGCCCGCTGGTTCAACGACAGCCGGCTGCAGAGCGGCAGCATGGAGCTGACAGAACTTTTTCACAATAATGGAGTAAATGGAGGGCAGGGCCAGCCTATGTGCTCACCCGATAACGCTCCCTCCAGCATAATCCAGCGCTGTCAGGAAGGAGCtgtaacaaacaacaacaacaacaacaacagtaaggTGCTCGAGGTAGAGTTGGGCTGGCTGATGGAGCAGCGCACCAACAGCCTCAGCAGTCAACAGCATGACAATCTCCATGACCGGTTCGCTGGCAG ACTGAGGCAGCAGAACGTGGCGGAGTTGAAGAACGGGGGGCAGAACGGGGGAGTCGTGGGAGGAGCGCGGGAGGTGTTCGGGAGCTGGCTGGAGGACGGGCGCTCGAGGAGAGGACGGGAGCTACtcctggacagagagaggaagatggcaGAGGACACGTCTGGGAGGCTGACTGGATAA